A DNA window from Hordeum vulgare subsp. vulgare chromosome 1H, MorexV3_pseudomolecules_assembly, whole genome shotgun sequence contains the following coding sequences:
- the LOC123447667 gene encoding protein tesmin/TSO1-like CXC 6: MEATPISVKPPSPAPPPPPHPHLTAAVPLSVMEPPPSPPPAVAAAEGPPEAHADPGSMNQLALATTPKRQKVEDAADGCKHCACKKSRCLKLYCPCFAGGGYCSEKCGCVPCFNKADFAETVQTTRKVLLSRQKRMSLKINRRLEANAETMEDAHNSSSSTPPRRGCNCKKSSCLKKYCDCYQDGTGCSLFCRCEDCKNPFGKNEGIMADESKRFLYTGADLDHSEDEHDFIVERSPRLQSPISKESSFQHTPPRSKASSRDTHLLPQVLSQWQPRSWQQQSSKRQANDHHRAVDDSGENRGSNHEWQLAKHQAPEDAYSISRCVQILNGMVEMSQVEKSVAPDVFLQPGNREIFVSLGVDVRALWLKRKIQHLT; encoded by the exons ATGGAGGCCACCCCGATCTCCGTCAAGCCtccctcgccggcgccgcccccgcccccgcaccCGCACCTCACGGCGGCGGTGCCCCTGTCGGTCATGGAgccgccgccctcgccgccgccggcggtggcggcggcggaggggccCCCCGAGGCGCACGCGGATCCAGGCAGCATGAACCAGCTCGCGCTCGCCACCACGCCCAAGAG GCAGAAGGTGGAGGACGCCGCGGACGGGTGCAAGCATTGCGCCTGCAAAAAGTCCAGATGCTTGAAACT ATATTGCCCATGTTTTGCTGGTGGAGGTTATTGTTCTGAAAAATGTGGATGCGTGCCATGTTTCAACAAGGCTGATTTTGCAGAGACAGTTCAGACCACTCGCAAGGTGCTACTTTCACGTCAGAAACGGATGTctctgaaaattaatagaagactCGAGGCTAATGCTGAAACTATG GAAGACGCACACAATTCATCTTCTTCAACTCCACCAAGGAGAGGTTGCAATTGCAagaaatcaagttgcttgaagaaATACTGTGATTGCTACCAG GATGGGACTGGATGCTCCTTATTTTGTCGATGTGAGGATTGCAAGAATCCTTTTGGGAAAAATG AAGGTATAATGGCAGACGAAAGCAAGCGTTTTCTATACACCGGCGCAGATCTGGACCACAGCGAGGACGAACACGACTTCATCGTGGAGCGCTCGCCTCGCCTGCAATCGCCCATCTCAAAGGAGTCCTCTTTCCAGCACACCCCGCCCCGCAGCAAGGCTTCGAGCAGAGACACGCACCTGCTGCCACAGGTGCTGTCGCAGTGGCAGCCGCGCTCATGGCAGCAGCAGTCCTCGAAGCGGCAAGCCAACGACCATCATCGGGCGGTTGACGACTCGGGGGAGAACAGGGGCTCGAACCATGAGTGGCAGCTGGCCAAGCACCAGGCCCCGGAGGACGCCTACAGCATCTCTCGGTGCGTGCAGATCCTGAACGGCATGGTGGAGATGTCGCAGGTGGAGAAGTCGGTGGCCCCCGACGTGTTCCTGCAGCCGGGCAACCGGGAGATATTCGTGTCCCTGGGCGTCGACGTGCGCGCCCTGTGGCTCAAGCGCAAGATCCAGCACCTGACCTAG
- the LOC123447678 gene encoding multisubstrate pseudouridine synthase 7 → MARSSSVTEAEVGIACFTSSLPGFRGVLKHRYSDFIVHEVARDGSVVRLTSLDLPDQCVDAKEEEKAAPAADADHSKALESFSGLCGEADCRALRGLLEKVAAGGEGEFSPVMLSPDADKAHRSEVHNFFKKNFKFLVTDTVEHSDGVQKYIRVRVGSEAGGGRGRGGGGRGGGDRGRKRKNMNGSDWGDDRPFDSRGSSSWPAHAGKFLRFHLCKENKDTQDALGVIGKMLGLQSRSFGFSGTKDKRAVTTQQVTVFKVPANKIAALNKRLYGIKVGNFCYVKEGLGLGQLMGNRFTITLRGVVAESEDMIKAAVDGLGKNGFINYYGLQRFGSGSVPTHLIGAALLRGEWKSAVHLVLDPREGERDDIKEVREHYKQHGDIDMALRNFPRHLVAEKAILQCLRKCPGNYLQALKGIPRPLRMMYVHAYQSYLWNHAASMRVEKYGISQVIEGDLVYTKESHPGEATSVGTSEVDSLTNASEIDICLEALPEENIQSVKLVDSEDLTKGIYSFEDVVLPLPGSQALFPGNEVAQIYHEMAKKDGISLTENAHGVKEFSITSMKGGYRRVFQKPIDFEWELMTYTDDSASLAETDLDILSKGKLTEAKVANEPAPSGNSASNPPDCKLEEPLETSMPTSETSLVENKSIGSSDTLPSKLAVKLAFTLPASSYATMAIRELLKDSTSVAYQKTLDC, encoded by the exons ATGGCGCGCTCGAGCTCCGTCACCGAGGCCGAGGTCGGCATCGCCTGCTTCACCTCCTCCCTCCCGggcttccgcggcgtcctcaagCACCGCTACTCCGACTTCATCGTCCACGAGGTCGCCCGCGACGGCTCCGTCGTCCGCCTCACCTCCCTCGATCTCCCCGACCAG TGCGTGGatgccaaggaggaggagaaggcggcgCCGGCGGCCGACGCCGACCACTCCAAGGCCCTCGAGTCGTTCAGCGGGCTCTGCGGCGAGGCGGACTGCCGCGCGCTTAGGGGGCTTCTGGAGAAGGTCGCGGCCGGCGGCGAGGGTGAATTCTCGCCGGTTATGCTCTCGCCTGATGCCGACAAGGCTCATCGATCG GAGGTGCACAATTTtttcaagaagaacttcaagTTCTTGGTCACAGACACAGTTGAACACAGCGATGGGGTTCAGAAATACATCAGGGTGCGCGTTGGATCTGAAGCTGGAGGAGGGCGGGGCCGTGGCGGTGGTGGGAGGGGTGGTGGTGAcagaggaaggaagaggaagaacatgaaTGGCTCTGACTGGGGAGACGACAGGCCATTTGACAGTAGAGGGTCGTCTAGTTGGCCAGCTCATGCTGGCAAGTTCCTGAG GTTTCACCTTTGCAAAGAAAACAAGGACACCCAAGATGCATTGGGAGTGATAGGAAAAATGTTAGGACTCCAG TCACGCTCGTTTGGGTTTTCTGGAACAAAGGATAAACGTGCTGTTACGACGCAACAG GTTACCGTTTTCAAGGTGCCAGCAAATAAAATAGCTGCACTTAATAAGCGACTATATGGCATCAAAGTTGGAAACTTCTG TTATGTAAAGGAGGGACTTGGTCTTGGTCAACTCATGGGAAATCGGTTTACAATTACCCTGAG AGGTGTTGTTGCAGAATCGGAAGACATGATAAAGGCTGCTGTGGATGGTTTAGGAAAGAACGGTTTTATCAACTACTATGGTTTGCAG CGCTTTGGAAGTGGTTCAGTACCAACCCACCTTATTGGAGCTGCTTTGCTTAGAGGAGAATGGAAAAGTGCTGTACACTTGGTTCTTGATCCAAGGGAAGGAG AGCGTGATGACATAAAGGAGGTGCGTGAACATTACAAGCAACATGGTGATATTGATATGGCTCTGAGGAACTTCCCTCGCCATCTTGTGGCTGAGAAGGCTATT CTTCAATGTTTGAGGAAATGCCCTGGGAACTATCTACAAGCATTGAAGGGTATACCAAGACCGTTAAGAATGAT GTATGTCCATGCTTACCAAAGTTACCTTTGGAATCATGCTGccagcatgagagttgaaaagtatG GCATTTCACAGGTTATAGAGGGTGATCTAGTTTATACCAAGGAAAGCCATCCTGGAGAAGCAACTTCAGTGGGTACTTCAGAAGTTGATAGCCTTACAAATGCGTCTGAAATTGATATTTGCCTTGAAGCACTTCCAGAAGAAAATATCCAGTCTGTGAAG CTCGTTGATTCTGAAGATTTAACGAAGGGCATCTACTCGTTTGAAGATGTCGTCCTTCCTTTGCCTGG TTCACAAGCATTGTTCCCTGGGAATGAAGTTGCTCAGATTTACCATGAAATGGCTAAAAAG GATGGCATTAGCTTGACAGAGAATGCTCATGGTGTGAA GGAGTTCTCAATTACAAGCATGAAAGGAGGTTACCGTCGGGTGTTCCAGAAGCCTATTGATTTTGAGTG GGAACTCATGACATACACGGATGACAGTGCATCTTTAGCAGAAACCGATTTGGATATTCTCTCCAAAGGCAAGCTTACTGAAGCAAAGGTAGCTAATGAGCCTGCACCTAGTGGAAATTCTGCCTCCAATCCACCTGATTGCAAGTTGGAAGAGCCATTGGAGACCTCCATGCCAACCAGTGAAACTAGCTTAGTAGAAAACAAGTCTATTGGCAGCTCAGATACATTGCCAAGCAAACTGGCTGTAAAATTAGCATTTACTTTACCTGCATCGTCCTATGCTACAATGGCAATCAGGGAGTTGCTGAAGGATTCGACCTCG GTTGCCTACCAGAAAACGCTTGATTGCTAA